In the genome of Deferribacterota bacterium, the window TTTTTATATAATTTACTAAATAATCTGTATCTAAAGGGGATCTATTAATAGCATCTTTCTTTTTAAAAATTGAGATACCTTTGTTCTCAAAATAGTTTTTTATGGTGCTTATCTCTTTTTCTGATAGAGCATTGTAACCTATATATGAAGGAGGCCTATAAATAGTGTTAATCTGTAGGCTATCAAATTTGCATTTCTTTAAAATATTCACAATGCTTGATAGATTTTCTGTTGAATCGTTTACATCCTTTACAAAGAGCGACTCAATCAGCAACCTTCCATTATAAAACATTGAAAATTCAATCAAACCATTAATAATATTCTCTAAATTTAATTGTGGCTCAGGTTTATTTATTTTTCTAAATATATCGGCTTTAGCAGCATCTAAGCTAACACAGATAATATCAGCGCTATATAGATCTTTTTGTACCTCTTTGTTCCATAAGAGGCTTCCATTTGTTAAGACCATAATTGGATTTGCGGCAATTTTTTTAATTTCTTTTATAATAGTTCCTATGTCAGCGTTTAATGTGGGCTCGCCTGATCCAGTTATAGTAATAACATCCAAATTATTATACACCTTAGAATAGTTTTTATTAAAATCCTTTAATATCTCATTAACGTCAAAAA includes:
- a CDS encoding radical SAM protein → MNYIFGPVASKRFGRSLGVNILPHKVCSYDCVYCEVGKTTVKTITRKSFFDVNEILKDFNKNYSKVYNNLDVITITGSGEPTLNADIGTIIKEIKKIAANPIMVLTNGSLLWNKEVQKDLYSADIICVSLDAAKADIFRKINKPEPQLNLENIINGLIEFSMFYNGRLLIESLFVKDVNDSTENLSSIVNILKKCKFDSLQINTIYRPPSYIGYNALSEKEISTIKNYFENKGISIFKKKDAINRSPLDTDYLVNYIKNTATLRPITIDEILSNFNVEKKMIEKIIRNLILNEELYVVNYEGRTYFLKENIGG